The following are from one region of the Candidatus Zixiibacteriota bacterium genome:
- a CDS encoding VCBS repeat-containing protein — MFKGILNNLSVILCLTLGFIMAGQMATGSACAADEDLSFEVIKLYPDMVFAFDVVDLDNDGYIDIVYVGFMMDMYIHIMFGSGDGTFEEPVVFNGASQYASSVITEFINADSLIDIVTSSGDRTWIYLNNGDRTFTVRSLLHGNTSLAGLATGYFNNDAYPDLISAYYNLYLGDGTGDFPSMVSLPFYGQTVYTNDFSNDGIDDILALDPSGEGGIYLNDGFCNFTQASSFDLGALTLAASINEPFADFNLDGNADFAFVTPIDEYYGVKSFITVGLGDGNGGITSLDTLYTSGTAYSLAIADIDQDNNLDLVASDATNGILVMFRGFGDGTFADSLQIDMSSDSATHAMATGDLDRDGNPDFICGPLKSDSIAAAINMYPDKAILSNVMTTTGYSNVSVGVENPLGMKISKNYRTVAGAAYERYDVDNDNSVDEQAVDYNLQNGRYKIVITPRPNASTGETFSTDIRIGNKKATLFRDYELPAGREELVFYYTVEPVSSIQPENGQTGLTRPNFNWSGLIANPDGLSYQFQLDRYYDFRSPIIDIDGLSRPEYKQDSDISPNSLYYWRFRTFDGVSWSDYSDIFAVYIVDFICGDADGGGSVNLLDAVYLIHYLYRNGPPPDPESAGNVNQDNRINLLDVGYIINYLHRNGPEPVCQ, encoded by the coding sequence ATGTTTAAAGGAATCTTAAACAATTTGTCGGTCATTTTATGCCTAACTCTGGGTTTTATTATGGCCGGGCAAATGGCGACCGGGTCGGCCTGTGCCGCCGATGAGGATCTCAGTTTCGAAGTCATCAAACTTTATCCCGATATGGTATTCGCATTTGATGTTGTTGATCTGGATAACGACGGCTACATAGATATCGTATATGTCGGTTTTATGATGGATATGTATATTCATATCATGTTCGGTTCAGGTGATGGGACATTTGAAGAACCGGTGGTTTTCAATGGAGCATCACAGTATGCATCCTCCGTGATAACAGAGTTTATCAATGCCGATTCACTTATCGATATCGTGACCAGCAGCGGGGACCGTACCTGGATATATCTTAATAATGGTGATCGGACTTTCACAGTCAGATCATTGCTTCATGGTAATACCAGCCTGGCAGGACTGGCAACCGGATATTTCAATAATGATGCTTATCCTGATCTAATCAGCGCCTATTATAATCTCTATCTTGGTGATGGAACGGGTGATTTCCCCTCTATGGTCAGTCTGCCGTTTTACGGACAGACAGTTTACACCAATGATTTCAGCAACGATGGCATCGATGACATTCTGGCGCTTGATCCCAGCGGCGAAGGGGGAATCTATCTAAATGATGGATTTTGTAATTTCACCCAGGCCTCCAGCTTTGATCTGGGAGCCTTGACTCTGGCGGCTTCCATCAATGAACCTTTTGCAGATTTTAATCTCGATGGTAATGCTGATTTCGCCTTTGTTACTCCTATTGACGAATATTATGGCGTAAAAAGCTTTATAACAGTTGGTCTGGGTGACGGCAACGGCGGAATTACGAGCCTTGACACGCTGTATACTTCCGGAACAGCCTACAGCCTGGCTATCGCCGATATCGACCAGGATAATAATCTCGATCTGGTGGCCTCGGATGCCACCAATGGCATTCTGGTGATGTTCCGGGGGTTCGGTGATGGCACTTTTGCCGATTCATTACAAATCGACATGTCCTCCGATTCGGCCACCCATGCCATGGCCACCGGAGATCTGGATCGGGACGGCAATCCCGATTTTATATGCGGCCCGCTTAAGAGCGACAGCATTGCGGCGGCGATAAATATGTACCCCGACAAGGCTATTCTCTCCAATGTTATGACGACCACCGGATATTCCAATGTTTCTGTCGGGGTTGAAAATCCGCTGGGGATGAAAATCTCCAAAAACTATCGGACGGTCGCGGGAGCCGCTTACGAACGATATGATGTCGATAATGATAATTCTGTCGATGAACAGGCAGTCGATTATAATCTTCAGAATGGACGGTACAAAATTGTCATAACACCGAGGCCAAACGCCTCCACCGGAGAGACCTTCTCCACCGACATTAGAATCGGAAATAAAAAGGCAACCTTATTCCGCGACTACGAGTTACCCGCCGGCCGTGAAGAACTGGTGTTTTATTATACCGTTGAGCCGGTATCGTCAATTCAGCCGGAAAACGGGCAAACGGGCTTGACAAGACCCAATTTCAACTGGAGCGGCCTGATCGCCAATCCCGATGGTTTAAGCTACCAGTTCCAGCTGGACAGGTATTATGATTTCCGATCTCCGATTATAGATATTGATGGATTGAGCCGGCCGGAATATAAGCAGGACTCGGACATCAGCCCCAACTCGTTATATTACTGGCGGTTCAGGACTTTCGACGGGGTTTCATGGTCCGACTATTCGGATATATTTGCGGTTTATATTGTCGATTTCATCTGCGGGGACGCGGATGGCGGCGGAAGCGTTAATCTTCTCGATGCGGTTTATCTGATCCACTACCTCTATCGCAACGGTCCGCCTCCGGACCCGGAGTCAGCCGGAAACGTCAACCAGGATAATAGAATTAATCTTCTGGATGTTGGCTATATTATCAACTACCTCCACCGGAACGGTCCCGAACCTGTCTGTCAATAA
- a CDS encoding agmatine deiminase family protein: MLVRYLYGIMVVLSILFTGEIVADDSIQEEYLPIGLTPEEMLRLDEIGLYHIRTSPPPGPIRNCAEWEPSEGVIIRWPLGISIDIVAELSEDLMVTTLVSSTYYMNQAISSYTAGGVNMDNTQFVIASTNSIWTRDYGPWFIFDGNDSLAIVDHIYNRPRPLDDQIPWILGDEWDLEVYGMDLIHTGGNHMSDGLGRSMSTRLVYNENTDKTMAEVDSIMLAFLGNDYTVLDYIESSGIHHIDCWAKFLNPTTILVKDVPPSSSSHALLNARADYLAQQISAWEQPYTIVRVYCPSGTAYTNSIILNDKVLVPIFGDTYDDSALATYEAAMPGYEIIGFTGSWLDDDAIHCRTMGVPDRGMLFLKHTPLANTSDVVNDYEVGVKIVAHSGAGLIPDSLKLFYKTKSQIFSWTYLTPTAYPDSFIGYIPAQSAGVTISYYLQAADSSGRVETHPYIGAFWAHQFTIESANLPPQIISPAFDTCAPSPEIFRYIATAVDPNGGIPEISIIDFPSWCEIIGDTLEGHVGCDDYDTSFTIIASDGELADTLEVTLVVDHSNIGPEIISPGDTIMTPCLSPFTYYPDINDPDDSQHSIIYEIYPSWCQVVNDSLVGTTPSEETAESVTVIVGDFCRADTLSFIVAAYNVFICGDADGSGAINILDVTFLINYLYKDGPSPSPVEAADVNKSGAVNILDVTYLINYLYKDGPEPDCQ, from the coding sequence ATGCTGGTAAGATATCTTTATGGAATAATGGTTGTCCTGTCAATACTATTTACCGGTGAGATTGTTGCCGATGATTCTATTCAGGAAGAATATTTGCCGATCGGCCTGACGCCTGAAGAAATGCTTCGCCTTGATGAGATCGGCCTTTATCATATTCGCACCAGCCCTCCTCCCGGCCCAATCAGGAATTGCGCCGAATGGGAACCCTCTGAGGGTGTCATTATTCGCTGGCCGCTGGGCATCTCCATTGACATTGTGGCGGAATTATCGGAGGACCTGATGGTCACAACGCTGGTTTCGAGTACCTATTATATGAATCAGGCCATCAGTTCTTACACGGCCGGAGGCGTTAATATGGACAATACCCAGTTTGTCATTGCCTCGACCAATTCCATCTGGACTCGTGATTACGGGCCCTGGTTTATTTTTGACGGCAACGACAGCCTGGCCATTGTGGATCATATATATAATCGCCCCCGCCCTCTTGATGACCAGATTCCCTGGATTCTCGGCGACGAATGGGATCTTGAAGTTTACGGCATGGACCTGATTCACACCGGCGGCAATCATATGTCCGATGGATTGGGTAGGTCGATGTCAACGCGGCTGGTCTATAACGAGAATACGGATAAGACTATGGCCGAGGTCGATTCTATTATGCTGGCTTTTCTGGGCAATGATTACACGGTTCTCGATTATATTGAATCCAGCGGGATTCACCACATTGACTGCTGGGCCAAATTTCTGAATCCGACTACCATTCTGGTCAAGGATGTTCCTCCGAGCAGTTCCAGCCATGCCCTGCTCAATGCCCGGGCCGATTACCTTGCCCAGCAAATCAGCGCCTGGGAACAACCTTACACAATTGTCAGGGTTTACTGCCCTTCCGGAACCGCTTATACCAATTCTATCATTCTCAACGACAAGGTCCTGGTCCCCATTTTCGGCGACACGTATGATGATAGCGCCCTGGCCACTTATGAGGCGGCTATGCCGGGATATGAAATAATCGGATTTACCGGTTCATGGCTTGATGATGACGCCATCCATTGCCGGACCATGGGGGTTCCCGATCGGGGCATGCTTTTTCTCAAACACACTCCCCTGGCCAACACCTCCGATGTGGTAAATGATTATGAGGTTGGAGTTAAAATCGTGGCCCATTCCGGGGCCGGATTAATTCCCGACTCGCTTAAGCTTTTTTACAAAACGAAAAGCCAGATTTTTTCCTGGACTTACCTGACTCCGACGGCATATCCGGATTCTTTTATCGGCTATATTCCGGCCCAGTCGGCCGGGGTCACGATTTCTTATTACCTGCAGGCGGCTGATTCCTCGGGACGGGTGGAAACCCATCCTTATATAGGCGCTTTTTGGGCTCACCAATTCACAATCGAATCGGCCAATCTGCCGCCGCAGATAATCTCCCCGGCCTTTGATACCTGCGCGCCATCACCGGAGATATTCCGGTATATCGCCACCGCGGTTGATCCCAACGGGGGCATTCCCGAAATCAGCATAATCGATTTTCCATCATGGTGTGAGATAATCGGCGACACTCTGGAAGGTCATGTCGGTTGTGATGATTATGATACTTCTTTTACAATTATTGCTTCCGATGGCGAGTTGGCCGATACGCTTGAAGTTACGCTGGTGGTGGATCATTCCAATATCGGTCCGGAAATAATATCGCCGGGTGACACCATTATGACTCCCTGCCTTTCCCCGTTTACATATTATCCTGATATTAACGATCCCGACGATTCGCAGCACAGTATTATATACGAAATATATCCCTCCTGGTGCCAAGTGGTCAACGATTCCCTGGTCGGCACAACTCCTTCCGAAGAAACGGCGGAATCGGTAACCGTTATTGTCGGCGATTTCTGCCGGGCGGACACATTATCATTCATAGTGGCCGCATATAATGTCTTTATCTGCGGCGATGCCGACGGAAGCGGCGCGATTAATATTCTCGATGTCACTTTTTTAATTAATTATCTTTATAAAGATGGGCCGAGTCCTTCGCCGGTGGAGGCCGCCGATGTCAACAAAAGCGGGGCGGTCAATATACTTGATGTCACATATTTGATAAATTACCTTTATAAAGACGGGCCGGAACCGGATTGCCAATAA